The Rhodopirellula bahusiensis genome window below encodes:
- a CDS encoding integrase core domain-containing protein, translating into ARTKARAWREDFNTRRPHSSLGYLTPTEFAVRSAASVRPTASLQQHCESLIPIPQPNLS; encoded by the coding sequence CGCACGGACGAAAGCACGAGCTTGGCGGGAGGACTTCAACACACGCCGCCCGCACAGTTCGCTTGGCTACCTGACCCCAACGGAGTTCGCGGTTCGCAGTGCTGCTTCCGTTCGGCCTACGGCCTCACTCCAGCAGCACTGCGAATCACTGATCCCAATTCCCCAACCCAATCTTTCATAA